From one Cucurbita pepo subsp. pepo cultivar mu-cu-16 chromosome LG17, ASM280686v2, whole genome shotgun sequence genomic stretch:
- the LOC111778797 gene encoding RGG repeats nuclear RNA binding protein A-like: MATVNPFDLLGDDDAEDPSQLIAAKKVAAVTSPAPKKGPAQNKPAALGAQQNKPASLPSKPLPPAQAVREARNEGGRGGRGSGRGVGRGYGRGREGSGFVRGSFNNENISAAEDGETGKTTERRGYAGPRGRGGRRGGNNGEAADGERPRRVFERHSGTGHGNEFKREGSGRGNWGRPTEEFAETVEEAVNEMEKNTGDEKPVQEDNAEGVNTENVAKEPEETEPEDKEMTLEEYEKLLEEKRKALLALKTEERKVDPKEFASMQQLSCKKENNDIFIKLGSEKDKRKEIADKEERTKKSLSINEFLKPAEGERHYGSGGRGRGRGGRGSRGGYSGNSISNVPAPSIEDPGQFPTLGAK, from the exons ATGGCGACCGTTAATCCATTTGATTTGTTGGGAGATGATGACGCCGAGGATCCGTCGCAGCTAATTGCGGCTAAGAAGGTGGCGGCAGTGACGTCGCCGGCGCCGAAGAAAGGTCCTGCCCAGAACAAACCGGCGGCTTTGGGGGCTCAGCAGAACAAGCCTGCTAGTCTTCCTTCAAAGCCTCTTCCTCCTGCACAGGCTG TAAGAGAAGCAAGGAATGAAGGCGGTCGTGGAGGTCGTGGCAGTGGGCGAGGTGTAGGGCGTGGTTATGGGCGAGGCCGTGAAGGCAGTGGCTTCGTTCGTGGTTCTTTCAATAATGAGAACATCAGTGCAGCTGAAGATGGAGAGACAGGAAAGACAACCGAAAGGCGTGGGTATGCTGGTCCACGTGGTCGTGGTGGCCGTCGTGGTGGCAATAATGGAGAGGCTGCTGATGGGGAGCGCCCTCGTAGAGTATTTGAGCGCCACAGTGGAACTGGCCATGG AAATGAATTTAAACGTGAAGGATCTGGTCGTGGTAATTGGGGAAGGCCAACTGAAGAATTTGCTGA GACTGTGGAGGAAGCTGttaatgaaatggaaaagaacACGGGTGATGAGAAGCCTGTTCAAGAGGATAATGCTGAAGGAGTCAACACAGAGAACGTTGCTAAAGAACCGGAGGAAACAGAACCAGAAGACAAG GAAATGACTCTGGAGGAGTACGAAAAGTTGCttgaagagaaaaggaaggcCCTTCTGGCACTAAAAACTGAGGAAAGGAAGGTGGATCCAAAAGAATTTGCATCCATGCAACAACTTTCATGCAAGAAGGAGAACAACgacatatttattaaattg GGATCTGAGAAGGATAAGCGAAAAGAGATTGCAGATAAAGAAGAGAGAACTAAGAAG TCTTTGAGCATCAATGAGTTCTTGAAGCCAGCGGAAGGTGAGAGACACTACGGCTCAGGTGGCCGGGGAAGGGGTCGTGGTGGCCGTGGTTCAAGGGGAGGATACAGTGGCAACTCGATCAGCAACGTTCCAGCCCCATCCATTGAGGACCCTGGGCAGTTCCCTACCTTAGGTGCGAAGTGA
- the LOC111778833 gene encoding phospholipase A(1) DAD1, chloroplastic-like, producing the protein MHSPTNNVGRKWTEYQGIQNWDGLLDPLDDHLRKEILRYGRFIEAAYNSFEFDITSPFYATSRHSKSSLLNQSGLSQTGYRLTKYLRATTSIGLPHWVEKAANSIATRSSWIGYVAVCEDKKEISRLGRRDIVIAYRGTATCLEWLENLRATLTELPNNEFNTNRAVSRPMVETGFLSLYSSRIARLPSLKQTIREEVRRLLKAYDGEQLSITITGHSLGAAVATLTAYDINVTFRQRVPLVTVVSFGGPRVGNKDFRRSLEEQGTKVLRIVNSGDVVTKVPGFVADDGMEALPWWARQCMENVPSQWMYSEVGKELKLCNKNSPHLNGMNHDLKTYLHLVQRFETSKSTL; encoded by the exons ATGCACTCCCCCACAAACAACGTCGGTCGAAAATGGACCGAGTATCAAGGCATTCAGAATTGGGACGGTTTGCTCGATCCACTCGACGACCATCTCCGAAAGGAAATCCTCCGATATGGTCGGTTCATTGAAGCAGCCTATAActcatttgaatttgatatcaCTTCACCATTTTACGCAACATCTCGTCATTCTAAATCTTCATTACTAAACCAATCCGGATTAAGCCAGACTGGATATCGTCTCACCAAGTATTTACGAGCCACAACGAGTATAGGTTTACCACATTGGGTTGAAAAGGCTGCCAACTCGATCGCAACTCGATCTAGTTGGATTGGTTACGTGGCAGTATGTGAagataagaaagaaatatctCGTCTCGGACGTAGAGACATTGTGATCGCTTACAGAGGAACTGCCACTTGTTTAGAGTGGCTCGAGAATTTACGCGCCACTCTAACGGAATTACCTAATAACGAGTTCAATACAAATCGAGCCGTGTCAAGACCGATGGTAGAAACCGGGTTTCTGAGCTTGTATTCTTCGAGGATAGCGAGGTTGCCGAGTTTGAAGCAAACGATACGTGAAGAAGTTCGTAGATTACTAAAGGCCTATGATGGTGAGCAATTGAGTATCACCATAACAGGTCATAGCCTTGGCGCCGCCGTAGCAACATTGACGGCATACGACATCAATGTCACATTTCGACAACGGGTGCCACTTGTCACGGTCGTGTCGTTTGGCGGCCCTCGCGTAGGTAACAAAGACTTCCGAAGGAGCCTTGAGGAACAAGGAACAAAGGTTCTGCGCATTGTCAACTCGGGGGATGTCGTGACGAAGGTGCCAGGCTTTGTGGCTGACGATGGCATGGAAGCACTGCCGTGGTGGGCTCGACAGTGCATGGAGAACGTGCCGTCTCAATGGATGTACTCGGAAGTGGGGAAGGAGCTGAAATTGTGCAACAAGAACT caccacacctaaatg gAATGAATCATGATCTAAAGACTTATCTTCATCTCGTTCAACGATTTGAAACCTCGAAATCTACGCTTTGA